Proteins from a single region of Schistocerca serialis cubense isolate TAMUIC-IGC-003099 unplaced genomic scaffold, iqSchSeri2.2 HiC_scaffold_40, whole genome shotgun sequence:
- the LOC126446544 gene encoding uncharacterized protein LOC126446544 produces the protein MDPNNSCLTAIEDVVTTDRTLSAATSATPPAHRDTASTVGASCAPSGYRPISAVELYVIMNRIAKPETPAEKEAAERAYAHFVRHDLAAARAQQPQTESSFPLSELPRSAIEEVIVPPGALLGVATQDVAALAEAAPNGVASPVLATQEASALLIAPTDNSSEEAASAPVLAAQRLTDSDHPNPTRHPTTPVLLEIPEANLGTLLSAEMPMDVQQASRKRPATSDSEEQTAVTAPEGRQTKKKAAAADAPTAPPAAEEDGFTVPNRRHTAKPKRLEKVLAPPPATSNRFAEATEVVMEAEPAAPARKHTRPNPVVVTWDDEFMDLRRMIKEVVERDEQPKCCNCSEPHVASYRGCNAFKSRKRGKAAKKVQPGVSFASVAGRRAAEQQAPPRGERRLPARNLQPPTNTQTEPSAAGLLPPPPTTRAEKGQAAPAAQTPIAKQCQPSTAPAPPAPAASSAITDDLQTLLQTLNRIMTQLPSLVSAAATALQAVAQPPSHG, from the exons ATGGACCCAAATAATAGCTGCCTAACCGCCATAGAGGATGTTGTCACGACAGACCGCACTCTGTCGGCGGCAACATCCGCCACACCACCCGCCCACAGAGATACCGCGTCCACGGTCGGCGCTTCTTGCGCCCCCTcaggctaccgccccatctctgccGTTGAGCTGTATGTGATTATGAATCGCATAGCAAAGCCAGAAACACCCGCAGAAAAAGAGGCCGCGGAAAGGGCGTacgcacatttcgtgcgccacgacTTAGCCGCCGCCCGGGCACAACAGCCGCAAACAGAGTCTTCCTTTCCGCTGAGTGAACTGCCGCGCTCGGCCATAGAAGAGGTGATTGTTCCGCCGGGAGCCCTGCTGGGTGTAGCAACTCAAGATGTTGCTGCTCTGGCGGAGGCGGCCCCGAATGGTGTTGCGTCACCAGTCTTGGCTACTCAAGAAGCCAGTGCGCTGCTGATCGCCCCAACGGACAATTCCAGTGAAGAAGCCGCTAGCGCGCCAGTCCTCGCCGCGCAGAGACTGACTGACAGCGACCACCCCAACCCAACACGGCACCCAACAACGCCAGTTCTACTAGAAATTCCTGAAGCCAACCTGGGGACACTTCTATCGGCAGAAATGCCGATGGATGTGCAACAGGCATCACGGAAACGACCAGCCACCTCTGACTCTGAGGAACAAACCGCAGTAACCGCGCCTGAAGGGCGCCAAACAAAAAAGAAGGCTGCTGCTGCAGACGCCCCCACAGCGCCCCCTGCAGCCGAGGAAGACGGTTTTACCGTACCAAACCGGCGGCACACTGCCAAGCCCAAAAGGCTGGAGAAGGTGCTCGCCCCACCGCCAGCCACATCAAATCGGTTCGCAGAGGCAACCGAAGTTGTCATGGAAGCGGAACCCGCCGCCCCAGCACGTAAACACACACGCCCCAATCCAGTAGTCGTGACGTGGGACGACGAGTTCATGGACCTCCGCCGCATGATTAAAGAAGTGGTGGAA CGCGACGAACAGcccaaatgctgcaactgcagtgagccGCATGTTGCCAGCTACAGGGGCTGTAACGCATTCAAATCCCGCAAGCGTGGCAAGGCCGCCAAAAAAGTGCAGCCAGGAGTCAGTTTTGCGTCCGTTGCCGGGAGACGGGCTGCTGAACAGCAGGCCCCGCCTCGCGGTGAACGCCGCCTACCCGCCCGCAACCTGCAACCACCTACCAACACACAGACGGAACCCAGTGCTGCTGGGCTACTCCCACCGCCCCCCACGACCCGCGCCGAAAAAGGACAGGCTGCCCCTGCTGCGCAGACACCCATCGCAAAACAGTGCCAGCCTAGTACAGCCCCAGCGCCACCCGCCCCCGCGGCCTCGAGCGCTATCACAGATGATCTGCAGACGCTACTGCAAACATTAAACAGAATCATGACACAACTACCCAGTCTAGTCTCCGCAGCTGCGACGGCCCTCCAGGCCGTCGCCCAGCCCCCCAGTCATGGATAA